One window from the genome of Melopsittacus undulatus isolate bMelUnd1 chromosome W unlocalized genomic scaffold, bMelUnd1.mat.Z SUPER_W_unloc_4, whole genome shotgun sequence encodes:
- the LOC106023392 gene encoding tubulin beta-3 chain, with protein MLTLAPLCLLREPWNASEGNQSNAMAGAGSAWCQWLNVPNKLFLTLGLVSLVENLLVVAAIPKNRNLHSPIYYCCLAVSDMLVSFSNPVEMLFMLLMEHDMLMIHTSIVCHRDKVIDMLICSSVVSSLSFLGAIAVDQYITIFYALFYHSIRRLQQAMVTMASIWLDSMVSSTIFITYYHNTTILLCLISFFLFMLVLMLVLYIHMFALARHHLHSISSQQKQLIIYCSSSLKGAVTLTILLGIFICWGPFFFHLILIVTCATNPFCTCFFSYFNLFLILIICNSVTDPLIYTFCSQELRWTLWEVVLCSWSLCPGGTGMSPPVPAVPRSLCRVEGGGAVPVPQGCCSVAAAAADWLRGGGDFLCSRYRSWSTSHFHPILLRPGSTMREIVHIQAGQCGNQIGAKFWEVISDEHGIDPSGNYMGDSDLQLERISVYYNEASSHKYVPRAILVDLEPGTMDSVRSGAFGHLFRPDNFIFGQSGAGNNWAKGHYTEGAELVDSVLDVVRKECENCNCLQGFQLTHSLGGGTGSGMGTLLISKVREEYPDRIMNTFSVVPSPKVSDTVVEPYNATLSIHQLVENTDETYCIDNEALYDICFRTLKLATPTYGDLNHLVSATMSGVTTSLRFPGQLNADLRKLAVNMVPFPRLHFFMPGFAPLTARGSQQYRALTVPELTQQMFDAKNMMAACDPRHGRYLTVATVFRGRMSMKEVDEQMLAIQSKNSSYFVEWIPNNVKVAVCDIPPRGLKMSSTFIGNSTAIQELFKRISEQFTAMFRRKAFLHWYTGEGMDEMEFTEAESNMNDLVSEYQQYQDATAEEEGEMYEDEEEELEAQGAK; from the exons ATGTTGACACTGGCCCCCCTGTGCCTGCTGCGTGAGCCCTGGAATGCCAGCGAGGGCAACCAGAGCAATGCcatggctggggctggcagTGCCTGGTGCCAGTGGCTCAATGTCCCCAACAAGCTCTTCCTCACACTGGGGCTGGTGAGCCTGGTGGAAAACCTGCTGGTGGTGGCCGCCATCCCAAAGAACAGGAACCTGCACTCGCCCATATACTACTGCTGCCTGGCTGTCTCTGACATGCTGGTGAGCTTCAGCAACCCGGTAGAGATGCTCTTCATGCTGCTGATGGAGCATGACATGCTGATGATCCACACCAGCATTGTCTGCCACAGGGACAAAGTCATCGACATGCTCATCTGCAGCTCTGTCGTgtcctccctctccttcctggGGGCCATTGCTGTGGACCAATACATCACCATCTTCTATGCTCTGTTCTACCACAGCATCAGGAGGCTGCAACAGGCCATGGTAACCATGGCTAGCATCTGGCTGGACAGCATGGTCTCCAGCACCATATTCATCACATACTACCACAACACCACCATCCTCCTCTGCCTCAtcagcttcttcctcttcatgcTGGTCCTCATGCTCGTGCTCTATATCCACATGTTTGCCCTGGCCCGCCACCATCTCCACAGCATCTCcagccagcagaagcagctcatcatctactgcagcagcagcctcaagGGAGCTGTCACCCTCACCATCCTCCTGGGCATCTTCATCTGCTGGGGccctttcttcttccacctCATCCTC atcGTCACCTGCGCCACCAACCCCTTCTGCACCTGCTTTTTCAGCTACTTCAacctcttcctcatcctcatcaTCTGCAACTCTGTGACTGATCCCCTCATCTACACGTTCTGTAGCCAGGAGCTCCGGTGGACTCTGTGGGAGGTGGTTCTGTGCTCCTG GTCCCTCTGCCCCGGGGGGACCGGGATGTCCCCGCCCGTGCCCGCAGTGCCGAGGTCCCTGTGCCGagtggaggggggaggggcggtGCCGGTGCCGCAGGGCTGTTGCAGCGTTGCGGCGGCGGCCGCCGATTGGCTGCGGGGCGGCGGTGAC TTTCTGTGCTCCCGGTACCGCTCCTGGTCCACGTCTCATTTCCATCCCATTCTGCTCCGGCCCGGCAGCACCATGAGGGAGATTGTCCACATTCAGGCGGGGCAATGCGGCAACCAGATCGGCGCCAAG TTCTGGGAGGTGATCAGCGACGAGCACGGCATCGACCCCAGCGGCAACTACATGGGTGACTCGGACCTGCAGCTGGAACGCATCAGCGTCTACTACAATGAGGCCTCTT CTCACAAGTATGTGCCTCGCGCCATCCTGGTGGACCTGGAGCCAGGGACGATGGACAGTGTGCGCTCCGGTGCCTTTGGCCACCTCTTCCGCCCTGACAACTTCATCTTTG GGCAGAGTGGGGCTGGGAACAACTGGGCAAAGGGGCACTACACAGAAGGGGCTGAGCTGGTGGACTCGGTGCTGGATGTGGTGCGGAAGGAGTGCGAGAACTGCAACTGTCTGCAGGGCTTCCAGCTGACTCACTCCCTGGGTGGTGGCACTGGCTCTGGCATGGGCACCCTCCTCATCAGCAAGGTGCGGGAGGAGTATCCCGATCGCATCATGAACACTTTCAGTGTGGTGCCATCCCCCAAAGTGTCGGACACGGTGGTGGAGCCCTACAACGCCACACTCTCCATCCACCAGCTGGTGGAGAACACAGATGAGACCTACTGCATTGATAATGAAGCTCTCTATGATATTTGCTTCCGCACCCTCAAGCTGGCCACCCCCACCTACGGTGACCTCAACCACCTCGTCTCAGCCACCATGAGTGGTGTCACCACTTCCCTCCGCTTCCCTGGCCAACTCAATGCTGATCTCCGTAAGTTGGCAGTCAACATGGTGCCCTTCCCGCGTCTCCACTTCTTCATGCCAGGTTTTGCCCCACTGACAGCTCGTGGCAGCCAGCAGTACCGTGCCCTCACTGTCCCCGAGCTAACCCAGCAGATGTTTGATGCCAAAAATATGATGGCTGCTTGTGACCCCCGCCACGGCCGCTACCTCACTGTGGCCACTGTCTTCCGAGGCCGCATGTCCATGAAGGAGGTGGACGAGCAGATGTTGGCCATCCAGAGCAAGAACAGTTCCTATTTTGTGGAGTGGATTCCAAACAATGTCAAGGTGGCTGTCTGTGACATCCCTCCACGAGGGCTGAAAATGTCTTCCACCTTTATTGGCAATAGCACGGCCATCCAGGAGCTCTTCAAGCGCATCTCTGAGCAGTTCACAGCCATGTTCCGCCGCAAGGCCTTCCTCCACTGGTACACAGGTGAAGGGATGGACGAGATGGAGTTCACCGAGGCCGAGAGCAATATGAATGACCTGGTGTCTGAGTACCAGCAGTACCAGGATGCCACAGCTGAGGAGGAAGGTGAGATGTACGAGGACGAGGAGGAGGAGTTGGAGGCGCAGGGTGCCAAGTGA